Below is a window of Syntrophomonas wolfei subsp. wolfei str. Goettingen G311 DNA.
GAGGAAATGAGCCGGGAAGCGGGAGTTGATTTTGATGAACTATTGGATTGTATAAAAAACGGAAAAAGCAAAGAGGAGATAGCGGAGGAATTTCGGGTTAGTGAAGAAACAGTGGAGTCTCTTCATCAACACTTCCTTCACTATGGAATTAGTTCGGTAATGGGTGGAGATTGAGCATATTATTCAGGGTTCACCTTGAAAAATGCTGAATAATAGGATACTATATTCTAAATTTCTAAAGGGGGCCAGACAATGAGTGAGAAA
It encodes the following:
- a CDS encoding helix-turn-helix domain-containing protein, with protein sequence MEQNNGQGSFPPWSRIPSLEEMSREAGVDFDELLDCIKNGKSKEEIAEEFRVSEETVESLHQHFLHYGISSVMGGD